In Polynucleobacter ibericus, a genomic segment contains:
- a CDS encoding prepilin peptidase produces the protein MGNIVFLNWIQIVLIPVLMYLAYIDLRTFRLPDVITLPLILSSLLVSGLSNQGFVSFQDSFIGATLGYASLWLLNSLYRLAKKQDGIGMGDAKLLAALGAWLGWFALPGILLMASLVGLIGGFIWLKWNKQNHRSAFPFGPFLAIAGIIELLWPQTLQTLLLSNLA, from the coding sequence ATGGGCAACATTGTTTTTCTGAACTGGATACAAATAGTCCTCATCCCAGTCTTGATGTATTTAGCCTATATAGATCTACGCACCTTCCGATTGCCAGATGTCATCACGCTGCCCTTAATCCTATCTAGTCTATTGGTAAGCGGCCTATCCAACCAAGGATTTGTCTCTTTTCAGGACTCATTCATTGGGGCAACCTTAGGCTATGCCTCCCTTTGGCTCTTAAACTCTCTTTATCGATTAGCCAAAAAGCAGGATGGCATTGGTATGGGGGACGCCAAACTGTTGGCAGCTTTGGGAGCATGGCTTGGCTGGTTTGCCTTGCCCGGCATTTTGCTGATGGCATCCTTAGTTGGGCTAATTGGGGGCTTCATTTGGTTGAAATGGAATAAACAAAATCATCGTTCTGCATTTCCGTTTGGCCCCTTTCTTGCTATTGCTGGCATCATTGAGTTGTTATGGCCACAGACCCTACAAACCCTTCTTCTGAGCAATCTAGCCTAG
- the secA gene encoding preprotein translocase subunit SecA, with product MVIGLLKTLVGSRNDRLLKQYRKVVAKVGSFEASLQSLDDAALAAKTAEFKSRLAAGESLDDISAEAFAVVREASTRVMKMRHFDAQILGGLALHQGKIAEMGTGEGKTLTATLPVYLNALTGNGVHVVTVNDYLAQRDAEWMAKLYNFLGMKVGVNLSQMDHTTKQEAYAADITYGTNNEFGFDYLRDNMVQDLGQRVQRGLAYAIVDEVDSILIDEARTPLIISGQAEDHTDLYIKINALPSHLERQIGEEKADGTGVEKPGDYWVDEKSQQVYLTEQGHDKAETVLVQLGALNDGDSLYAPQNITLMHHVYAALRAHSLYHRDQHYVVQNGEVIIVDEFTGRLMQGRRWSDGLHQAVEAKEGVQIQNENQTLATITFQNYFRMYGKLAGMTGTADTEAYEFKEIYNLETVVIPPNRISQRKDKQDQIYKSSRERYDAVIKDIEDCYERGQPVLVGTTSIENSELIANLLDQRKLPHQVLNAKQHAREAEIIAQAGRPKMITIATNMAGRGTDIVLGGNVGKQSSLIEADSALAEAEKAAKIKQLQDEWQSIHDQVLAAGGLHIIGTERHESRRIDNQLRGRSGRQGDPGSSRFYLSLDDALLRIFAGDRLRAVMDRLKMPDGEPIEAGMVTRSIESAQRKVEGRNFDIRKQLLEYDNVANDQRKETYRLRNEVLESVDIGDLIANLREDVLRSVCAVYVPLESMEEQWDLVGLENVLASEWGLTVDLRNWVERADTVEDAEIVERVLQAAKDAYDAKVELSGRESFAGFERSVLLYSLDSHWREHLAALDHLRQGIHLRGYAQKDPKQEYRREAFELYGELLNVIKNDVVKNIMSVQIRSASELDEASEAMNDDLAKLSDVQYQHADPDKEVAGSTGDRGAAIDIQPAPIRTGPKVGRNDPCTCGSGKKYKNCCGALG from the coding sequence ATGGTAATCGGTCTTCTTAAAACCCTGGTCGGCAGTCGTAACGACCGCCTCTTAAAACAGTATCGCAAAGTCGTTGCCAAGGTTGGCTCTTTTGAAGCTAGCCTGCAATCTTTGGATGATGCTGCTCTTGCTGCAAAAACTGCAGAGTTCAAGTCTCGTCTTGCTGCTGGAGAGTCTTTAGACGATATCTCTGCGGAAGCCTTTGCGGTAGTTCGCGAGGCAAGTACACGTGTGATGAAGATGCGTCATTTTGATGCGCAGATTCTGGGCGGCTTGGCACTGCATCAAGGCAAGATTGCTGAGATGGGTACTGGTGAAGGAAAAACCTTAACAGCAACCCTGCCGGTCTATTTGAATGCGCTGACTGGTAACGGTGTGCACGTTGTAACGGTCAATGATTATTTGGCGCAGCGTGATGCCGAATGGATGGCTAAGTTATATAACTTCTTGGGTATGAAGGTGGGTGTGAATTTATCCCAAATGGATCACACCACAAAACAAGAGGCTTATGCTGCCGATATTACTTACGGCACCAATAACGAATTTGGTTTTGATTACTTGCGTGACAACATGGTTCAAGATTTGGGCCAGCGAGTACAACGTGGTTTAGCTTACGCAATTGTTGACGAAGTTGACTCCATTCTGATTGATGAAGCTCGTACACCGTTAATCATCTCTGGTCAGGCCGAAGATCATACGGATCTGTACATCAAGATTAATGCCCTACCATCCCATTTAGAACGCCAAATTGGCGAGGAGAAGGCTGATGGTACTGGTGTAGAAAAGCCGGGTGACTATTGGGTTGATGAAAAGTCCCAGCAAGTGTATTTGACTGAACAAGGTCATGACAAGGCTGAAACTGTTTTAGTTCAGTTAGGAGCGCTCAATGATGGCGACTCTCTTTATGCACCGCAAAATATTACTTTGATGCACCACGTGTACGCAGCTCTGCGTGCACACTCTCTGTATCACCGCGATCAACATTACGTTGTTCAAAATGGTGAAGTCATCATTGTGGATGAATTTACTGGCCGTTTGATGCAGGGCCGTCGTTGGTCCGATGGATTACATCAAGCAGTTGAGGCTAAAGAAGGTGTGCAGATTCAGAATGAGAATCAAACTCTAGCTACCATCACATTCCAAAATTATTTCCGCATGTATGGCAAGTTGGCTGGTATGACTGGTACTGCTGATACAGAGGCTTATGAGTTTAAGGAAATTTACAACTTAGAAACCGTTGTAATTCCACCAAATCGTATTAGCCAAAGAAAAGATAAGCAAGATCAGATTTACAAGTCTTCTCGTGAGCGTTATGACGCGGTGATCAAAGATATTGAAGATTGCTATGAGCGTGGTCAGCCAGTATTGGTTGGCACTACTTCAATTGAAAATTCTGAGTTGATCGCAAACTTACTAGATCAACGTAAATTGCCGCATCAAGTCTTAAATGCAAAGCAGCATGCGCGTGAGGCGGAGATTATTGCTCAAGCCGGTCGTCCAAAAATGATCACGATTGCTACCAATATGGCGGGTCGTGGTACTGACATTGTCTTGGGCGGTAACGTTGGTAAACAGTCATCCCTGATTGAGGCTGATAGCGCTCTTGCCGAGGCAGAAAAAGCAGCCAAGATTAAGCAATTGCAGGATGAGTGGCAAAGTATTCATGACCAAGTGCTGGCAGCTGGCGGTTTGCACATTATTGGTACTGAGCGTCACGAGAGTCGCCGTATTGATAATCAGTTAAGAGGTCGTTCAGGCCGTCAGGGTGATCCAGGTTCTTCCCGTTTTTACCTGTCATTGGATGATGCGCTTCTGCGCATTTTTGCGGGCGATCGTTTGCGTGCCGTGATGGACCGACTCAAGATGCCAGATGGTGAGCCGATTGAAGCTGGCATGGTGACCCGTTCGATTGAGTCTGCTCAACGTAAGGTTGAGGGGCGTAACTTTGATATTCGTAAACAGCTCCTGGAATATGACAACGTTGCGAATGATCAGCGTAAAGAAACGTATCGCCTCAGAAACGAAGTGCTTGAGAGTGTTGATATTGGCGACTTGATTGCCAATTTGCGTGAAGACGTTTTGCGCTCTGTTTGCGCGGTCTATGTGCCACTGGAGTCTATGGAAGAGCAGTGGGACCTGGTTGGACTGGAGAATGTTCTCGCTAGCGAGTGGGGTCTTACGGTTGATCTGCGGAATTGGGTTGAACGTGCCGATACCGTAGAAGATGCAGAAATTGTTGAGCGTGTATTACAGGCTGCTAAAGATGCCTACGATGCAAAGGTAGAGCTCTCTGGACGTGAATCCTTTGCTGGTTTTGAGCGCTCAGTTTTGTTGTACAGCTTGGATAGTCATTGGCGCGAGCACTTGGCCGCGTTAGATCATTTGCGTCAAGGTATTCATTTGCGTGGTTATGCTCAGAAGGATCCGAAGCAAGAGTACCGCCGCGAAGCATTTGAGTTGTATGGTGAATTACTCAATGTCATTAAGAATGATGTTGTGAAAAATATTATGTCCGTACAGATTCGTAGCGCAAGCGAGCTGGATGAAGCCTCCGAGGCAATGAATGATGACTTGGCGAAGCTTTCCGACGTTCAGTATCAGCACGCCGATCCAGACAAGGAAGTAGCAGGCTCAACTGGTGACCGCGGCGCTGCAATTGATATTCAGCCGGCTCCTATTCGCACGGGGCCTAAAGTCGGACGCAATGATCCCTGTACTTGCGGCAGTGGTAAGAAATATAAAAACTGTTGCGGTGCACTAGGTTAA
- a CDS encoding NUDIX domain-containing protein, with translation MSEIQRPITVVAAGILIDAEGRYLLGQRPEGKPYAGYWEVPGGKVEQGETVFQALQRELQEELGIDIHSSEELTVLEHDYPHAYVRLYVSIIREWTGTPKGCEGQALSWELINAESPSVEPLLPAAWPMLECLRRALA, from the coding sequence ATGAGTGAAATACAACGCCCTATTACTGTTGTTGCTGCTGGAATATTGATTGATGCTGAGGGTCGCTATCTCTTGGGACAGAGGCCAGAAGGAAAACCTTATGCCGGATACTGGGAAGTTCCTGGTGGAAAAGTTGAGCAAGGTGAAACAGTTTTTCAGGCGCTTCAACGTGAGCTACAAGAAGAACTCGGTATCGATATTCACTCTAGTGAAGAGTTAACAGTTCTGGAACATGACTATCCACATGCTTATGTGCGTTTGTATGTAAGCATCATTAGGGAATGGACTGGTACCCCTAAAGGATGTGAAGGCCAGGCCTTATCTTGGGAGTTAATTAATGCAGAATCACCTAGCGTAGAACCTTTGTTACCGGCCGCATGGCCAATGCTGGAGTGCCTCCGGAGGGCTTTGGCTTAA
- the ftsZ gene encoding cell division protein FtsZ has protein sequence MEFEMLDQETAGKTIIKVVGVGGAGGNAVQHMIRRGVNGVEFICMNTDAGALQRSEASVNLQLGSSGLGAGAKPEIGAASAEEARARIADTLQGAHMVFITAGMGGGTGTGAAPIVAQVAKEMGILTVGVISKPFDFEGVKRLKVAENGAAELESYVDSLIVVLNEKLFEVMGEDAEFDKAFACADDVLHNAVSGIAEIINVQGLINVDFEDVKTVMGEQGKAMMGTATVSGMDRARLAAEAAVASPLLEGVDLSGARGVLVNITASRSLKLSETREVMAAIRGYAADDATVIFGTVYDESLGDALRVTVVATGLNNPQARRNNQPEVVWRQATGTHDAMPTMADLNSFAPASASAAISKVSLDSALSTSAGLALTGAGNAPAMAAQPASSGVDYSQYDLPRVFRSSREATPAPTLGADSSPQAKSMLDKGADYYEIPAFLRKQAD, from the coding sequence ATGGAATTTGAAATGTTAGATCAAGAAACAGCTGGCAAGACCATTATTAAAGTGGTTGGAGTCGGTGGCGCTGGTGGTAATGCAGTCCAGCACATGATCCGTCGTGGTGTTAATGGCGTAGAGTTCATTTGCATGAACACCGATGCTGGCGCTTTACAGCGTTCTGAGGCATCTGTGAATTTGCAACTGGGCTCTAGCGGATTAGGTGCAGGCGCTAAACCAGAAATCGGTGCAGCTTCTGCTGAAGAAGCGCGCGCACGAATTGCCGATACATTGCAAGGCGCGCACATGGTGTTCATCACTGCAGGTATGGGTGGTGGCACGGGAACTGGCGCAGCTCCAATCGTGGCTCAAGTAGCCAAAGAAATGGGCATCCTCACTGTTGGTGTGATCAGTAAGCCGTTTGATTTTGAAGGTGTGAAGCGTTTGAAGGTTGCTGAGAACGGTGCTGCAGAACTTGAGTCATATGTAGATTCACTCATTGTTGTACTCAATGAAAAACTCTTTGAAGTGATGGGTGAAGATGCTGAGTTCGACAAAGCTTTTGCTTGTGCAGATGATGTGTTGCATAACGCGGTATCTGGCATCGCAGAAATCATCAATGTACAAGGTTTGATTAACGTCGACTTTGAAGATGTGAAGACAGTCATGGGTGAGCAAGGTAAAGCCATGATGGGTACAGCAACTGTTTCCGGTATGGATCGTGCACGCTTGGCTGCTGAAGCTGCAGTTGCTTCACCATTGCTCGAGGGTGTAGATTTATCTGGTGCGCGTGGTGTATTGGTTAATATCACTGCTAGCCGTTCATTGAAGTTGTCTGAGACTCGTGAAGTGATGGCTGCGATTCGTGGCTATGCTGCTGATGATGCAACAGTGATCTTCGGTACGGTATATGACGAGAGCTTAGGCGATGCCTTGCGTGTGACTGTTGTAGCTACTGGTTTGAATAATCCACAAGCTCGTAGAAACAATCAGCCGGAAGTGGTTTGGAGACAAGCTACTGGTACGCATGATGCAATGCCAACGATGGCAGACCTCAATAGCTTTGCTCCTGCGAGTGCATCAGCAGCAATCAGCAAAGTGAGCTTGGATTCTGCGCTAAGTACTAGTGCCGGTTTAGCCTTAACTGGCGCAGGTAATGCTCCAGCAATGGCTGCTCAACCAGCAAGTTCTGGCGTTGACTACAGTCAATATGATTTACCGCGGGTTTTTCGTAGCTCTCGTGAAGCGACTCCTGCGCCTACATTAGGTGCTGATAGCTCTCCTCAGGCTAAATCCATGTTGGACAAAGGGGCTGATTACTATGAAATCCCAGCCTTTTTGCGTAAGCAAGCGGATTAA
- a CDS encoding ATP-binding protein, with protein sequence MNEKLDRLLDHLDTFLPKPLTEEQWKSSTAFRWRRRDSIFGSIGFLQPVKHVSDITFEDLQNIDRQRDAIRDNTKNFIQKKPANNILLTGARGTGKSSLIKASLHEFASQGLRLVEVEKEYLADLADITELLAERPERFIIFCDDLSFEDGESGYKAMKSALDGSVSAQVDNILIYATSNRRHLLPEYMKDNESYVHSDDGEIHPGEVVEEKISLSERFGLWLSFYPPKQDEYLAIVAHWLQHFGLNAEQIEAARSEALVWALERGSRSGRVAWQFAKHWAGSKS encoded by the coding sequence ATGAATGAAAAACTAGACCGTCTTTTAGATCATCTTGATACATTTTTACCAAAGCCTTTAACTGAGGAACAGTGGAAATCCTCTACCGCATTTAGATGGCGTCGTCGCGATAGTATTTTCGGTAGCATCGGTTTTTTGCAGCCAGTAAAGCACGTATCCGATATTACCTTCGAGGATTTGCAGAATATTGACCGTCAACGTGACGCGATACGTGACAACACTAAAAACTTTATTCAGAAAAAACCTGCCAATAATATTTTGCTTACGGGTGCCAGGGGAACTGGAAAGTCTTCCTTGATTAAGGCGAGTTTGCATGAGTTCGCGAGTCAAGGTTTACGCCTAGTTGAGGTTGAAAAAGAGTACTTGGCTGATTTAGCTGATATTACTGAGTTGTTGGCTGAGCGCCCAGAGCGCTTCATTATTTTTTGCGATGACTTGTCATTTGAGGATGGGGAATCTGGCTATAAGGCTATGAAATCCGCCTTAGATGGCTCTGTTTCTGCCCAAGTCGACAATATCTTGATTTACGCCACCTCCAATCGTCGTCATTTACTACCTGAGTACATGAAGGATAACGAGAGCTATGTGCATAGCGATGATGGGGAAATTCATCCTGGTGAGGTGGTTGAAGAGAAGATTTCTTTATCGGAGCGATTTGGTCTTTGGTTGTCTTTTTATCCACCAAAGCAAGATGAGTATCTGGCAATCGTGGCCCACTGGTTGCAGCATTTTGGTTTGAATGCTGAGCAAATTGAAGCTGCTCGTTCTGAAGCTTTAGTGTGGGCACTGGAGCGTGGCTCACGCTCTGGCCGTGTTGCTTGGCAATTTGCTAAACACTGGGCCGGCTCAAAGTCATAA
- the lpxC gene encoding UDP-3-O-acyl-N-acetylglucosamine deacetylase, with protein sequence MMKQRTIATPVKTVGIGLHSGRKVTISIKPAPVNSGVQFVRVDTPEQSVVPATALAVCDTRLASVIQKDGVRVSTVEHLLSACAGLGLDNLLIELDGEEVPIMDGSAASFLFLIESAGIAEQEAARQFVVIKKLVEVREGDKLARLEPFFGFKLDFTIDFKHPAVDKTGQRFVVDFAEHAYRSEIGRARTFGFAHEVEALREMGLARGGSLDNAIVLDEHRILNNEELRYEDEFVRHKILDAIGDLYLIGHPIVGAYVAEKSGHALNNALLRKLLDDPSAYEISSFAENKAPGAYSQENQPLFF encoded by the coding sequence ATGATGAAGCAACGCACTATCGCTACTCCGGTTAAGACCGTGGGGATTGGCTTGCATTCTGGTCGCAAGGTGACGATTTCTATCAAGCCTGCACCAGTTAATTCAGGGGTTCAGTTTGTTAGAGTGGATACGCCTGAACAGTCGGTTGTACCTGCAACCGCCTTGGCAGTCTGCGATACAAGACTAGCCTCGGTAATTCAAAAAGATGGTGTGCGTGTTTCGACTGTAGAGCATTTACTCTCTGCCTGCGCCGGTCTTGGTCTGGATAATTTATTGATCGAGCTTGATGGCGAAGAAGTGCCCATCATGGATGGTAGTGCCGCCTCATTTTTATTCTTAATTGAATCAGCTGGTATTGCTGAACAAGAAGCAGCCCGTCAATTTGTCGTGATCAAAAAACTAGTTGAAGTTCGTGAAGGCGATAAGCTTGCACGCTTAGAACCCTTCTTTGGTTTTAAGTTGGATTTCACGATTGATTTCAAACATCCAGCGGTAGATAAAACTGGTCAAAGATTTGTTGTAGATTTCGCTGAGCATGCATACCGTAGTGAGATTGGTCGTGCACGTACCTTTGGATTTGCGCACGAAGTAGAGGCTTTGCGTGAAATGGGTTTAGCACGCGGCGGTAGTTTGGATAATGCGATTGTTTTGGATGAGCACCGCATTTTGAATAACGAAGAGCTTCGTTATGAAGATGAATTTGTGCGTCACAAAATCTTGGATGCTATTGGCGACCTCTATCTCATTGGCCATCCTATTGTTGGGGCTTATGTTGCCGAGAAGTCAGGCCATGCCCTCAATAACGCACTTTTACGCAAGCTCTTGGATGATCCAAGTGCTTATGAAATTAGCTCTTTTGCCGAAAATAAGGCTCCCGGAGCTTACTCTCAGGAAAATCAGCCCCTCTTTTTCTAA
- the zapD gene encoding cell division protein ZapD produces MIVYEYPFNELVRSMLRLEYLFARFNHFVRSDDPELHHNAISILFDLGDIGARGDIKSLLLKEFERQKYALNGLKSSQKVDQEALTQTLTEIDVVASSINQSAGRPNSVITESEWLNAIRTRLNIPGGTSPIDLPSYHAWKNSPTTERRELLEKYIGPLLPWQEACQLFLRLLRQSGEAKDVVAHNGSFQQAPSGKIYQLMRIAVEDDSLFSEISANKYLLSVRFLKSERDKKAQLVNADVPFKLTLCQL; encoded by the coding sequence GTGATTGTCTACGAATACCCCTTCAATGAATTAGTTCGAAGCATGCTTCGACTGGAGTATTTGTTCGCCCGCTTCAACCACTTTGTTCGCTCGGATGACCCTGAGTTACACCACAATGCAATCTCTATCTTGTTCGATCTTGGTGACATTGGTGCTCGTGGCGATATTAAATCTCTTCTGCTCAAAGAATTTGAACGTCAAAAATATGCACTCAATGGATTAAAGTCATCACAAAAAGTTGACCAAGAGGCGCTCACCCAAACTCTTACTGAAATTGATGTCGTTGCTAGCAGCATCAATCAATCTGCGGGTAGGCCTAACTCAGTCATTACTGAGAGTGAATGGCTAAATGCTATTCGTACTAGATTAAATATTCCAGGAGGTACTAGTCCGATTGATTTACCAAGTTATCATGCCTGGAAAAATAGTCCTACTACTGAGCGTCGCGAGTTACTAGAGAAATATATTGGTCCACTCCTGCCATGGCAGGAGGCCTGTCAATTATTTTTACGTTTACTTCGCCAATCGGGTGAAGCTAAGGATGTCGTTGCGCACAATGGGTCTTTCCAGCAAGCTCCTTCTGGGAAGATATATCAGTTAATGCGTATTGCCGTCGAAGATGACTCTTTATTTTCAGAAATTAGCGCTAATAAATATTTACTCTCTGTGCGCTTCTTAAAGTCCGAACGGGATAAAAAGGCACAATTGGTAAATGCCGATGTACCGTTCAAATTAACCCTCTGTCAGCTTTAA
- a CDS encoding peroxiredoxin, with the protein MIAVGQKLPNATLYEFMNEESEGCSLGPNAFEVEKITAGKKIVLFALPGAFTPTCSAKHVPGYVEHYDAIKAKGVDEIWCVSVNDPFVMGAWGRDQKVGNKIRMLGDGSAEFTKKLGLELDLTARGLGVRSDRYAMIIEDGVVKSLDREAPGKFEVSDAASILKKL; encoded by the coding sequence ATGATCGCTGTTGGACAAAAATTACCAAACGCTACTCTTTATGAATTTATGAATGAAGAGAGCGAAGGTTGCTCCTTGGGGCCAAATGCCTTTGAAGTTGAAAAAATTACAGCTGGAAAAAAGATTGTGCTGTTTGCTTTGCCTGGAGCGTTTACACCAACTTGCTCTGCAAAACACGTTCCTGGTTACGTTGAGCACTACGATGCGATTAAAGCAAAGGGCGTTGATGAAATTTGGTGCGTTTCCGTTAATGATCCATTCGTAATGGGTGCATGGGGACGTGATCAAAAGGTAGGTAATAAAATTCGCATGCTAGGTGATGGTAGTGCTGAATTTACTAAAAAGCTTGGTTTGGAATTGGACTTAACTGCTCGTGGCTTAGGAGTTCGCTCAGATCGCTACGCTATGATTATTGAAGATGGTGTTGTGAAGTCGCTAGACCGTGAAGCACCTGGCAAGTTTGAGGTGAGTGATGCCGCTTCTATCTTGAAGAAGCTGTAA
- the coaE gene encoding dephospho-CoA kinase (Dephospho-CoA kinase (CoaE) performs the final step in coenzyme A biosynthesis.): MATDPTNPSSEQSSLGTLKGHAPFVGLTGGIGSGKTAVSDQLAQLGAGVVDTDLIAHQITAPNGSAIPSIQKQFGTEFIDPSGALDRVKMRSLVFSNPEARKALETITHPLIREKTISQAKGLIEAKVPYLVFVVPLLIESGNWLSFLDYLVVVDCPEEAQIERVMHRSNLSRNEVEGIIQAQASRQERIAHADMVIENQGSLDDLKADVLKLHQKILQI; the protein is encoded by the coding sequence ATGGCCACAGACCCTACAAACCCTTCTTCTGAGCAATCTAGCCTAGGCACACTTAAAGGGCATGCGCCCTTTGTAGGCCTTACTGGTGGCATTGGCTCCGGGAAAACCGCTGTCAGTGATCAGCTCGCTCAATTGGGTGCGGGTGTTGTTGATACTGATCTGATTGCCCATCAGATCACCGCACCAAATGGTTCGGCAATTCCCTCCATTCAAAAACAGTTCGGCACAGAGTTTATTGACCCTAGTGGAGCGCTGGATAGAGTGAAGATGCGTAGCCTAGTATTTTCCAATCCAGAGGCAAGAAAAGCCTTAGAGACAATTACCCACCCACTCATTCGGGAAAAAACCATCAGCCAGGCCAAAGGACTAATAGAGGCAAAGGTTCCTTACCTTGTTTTTGTAGTTCCCTTGTTAATTGAGTCCGGCAACTGGTTATCTTTCTTGGACTACCTCGTGGTAGTTGATTGTCCGGAGGAAGCTCAAATTGAGCGCGTGATGCACCGCAGCAATTTATCCCGAAATGAAGTTGAAGGAATCATTCAGGCTCAGGCCAGCAGACAAGAGCGTATTGCTCATGCGGATATGGTGATCGAAAACCAAGGTAGCCTGGATGACTTAAAAGCAGATGTATTGAAATTGCACCAAAAAATCTTACAGATTTAG
- the argJ gene encoding bifunctional glutamate N-acetyltransferase/amino-acid acetyltransferase ArgJ yields MTVNLPLPQKAELKPVKGFEMGIAEAGIKKANRKDLLVMTLAPGSQVAGVFTLNRFCAAPVQVCREHLAQEGRNGEIRALVVNTGNANAGTGESGMKHALETCAALAKDLKINPEQILPFSTGVILEPLPIEKIISALPKSVANLGEDNWFDAAEAIMTTDTQPKATSATVDTPMGKVTITGICKGAGMIHPNMATMLGFIATDAGFAPGLLSNLTREIADLSFNAITIDGDTSTNDSFIIMATGQSAVQIKSVNDPSYAILREALIALARKLAQMIVRDGEGATKFMTIEVIGGKTSEECRLVAKAVAHSPLVKTAFFASDPNLGRILAAIGYAGITDLDVGRVQMWLGDVWVAKNGGRNPDYQEADGQRVMQAPEITVKIDLGRGTAAQTMWTCDLSHDYVSINADYRS; encoded by the coding sequence ATGACAGTTAACTTACCCCTCCCCCAAAAAGCCGAACTCAAGCCTGTAAAAGGTTTTGAAATGGGCATCGCCGAAGCTGGTATAAAAAAGGCAAATCGTAAAGATTTATTGGTCATGACTTTAGCTCCTGGATCACAGGTGGCTGGCGTTTTTACCTTAAATCGATTTTGCGCTGCCCCTGTACAGGTTTGCCGTGAGCACTTGGCACAAGAGGGCCGTAACGGTGAAATTCGAGCCCTGGTAGTGAATACCGGTAATGCCAACGCTGGGACAGGTGAATCAGGTATGAAGCATGCCTTAGAAACCTGCGCAGCTTTGGCAAAAGATCTGAAGATTAATCCTGAGCAAATTTTGCCTTTTTCAACTGGCGTGATTTTGGAGCCGCTCCCAATTGAAAAAATTATTAGTGCTTTACCAAAGTCGGTAGCTAACCTAGGTGAAGACAATTGGTTTGATGCCGCTGAAGCGATTATGACTACGGATACGCAGCCAAAAGCCACATCAGCGACAGTAGATACGCCTATGGGTAAGGTGACTATTACTGGCATTTGTAAAGGCGCCGGCATGATTCATCCCAATATGGCAACGATGTTGGGCTTTATCGCTACTGATGCTGGTTTTGCCCCAGGTCTCTTGAGTAACCTTACTCGTGAGATCGCCGATCTCTCATTTAATGCCATCACCATTGATGGCGATACCTCTACTAATGACTCTTTCATCATCATGGCGACGGGTCAGTCAGCGGTACAAATTAAATCAGTCAATGATCCTAGTTATGCCATCCTGCGTGAGGCATTAATTGCTCTAGCTAGAAAACTGGCACAAATGATTGTGCGCGATGGCGAGGGTGCTACTAAATTTATGACGATTGAGGTTATTGGCGGCAAGACTTCTGAAGAGTGCCGCTTGGTTGCTAAAGCAGTTGCGCACTCACCTTTAGTAAAGACAGCGTTCTTTGCTAGCGATCCCAATTTAGGGCGCATCCTTGCTGCGATTGGTTACGCGGGTATTACTGACTTAGATGTTGGCCGTGTACAAATGTGGTTAGGTGATGTGTGGGTTGCCAAGAATGGTGGGCGCAATCCTGACTATCAAGAGGCTGATGGCCAGCGAGTAATGCAGGCTCCAGAAATTACAGTGAAGATTGATTTGGGTCGGGGTACTGCCGCACAAACTATGTGGACTTGCGATTTATCACATGATTACGTATCTATTAATGCCGATTACCGCTCATAA